The following coding sequences lie in one Cucurbita pepo subsp. pepo cultivar mu-cu-16 chromosome LG13, ASM280686v2, whole genome shotgun sequence genomic window:
- the LOC111809059 gene encoding TOM1-like protein 4 isoform X1, with product MSTNAAAACAERATNDELIAPDWAINIELCDIINMDPRQAKDALKILKKRLASKNPKTQLLALYALDALSKNCGDTVFKLIVDRNILHEMVKIVKKKQPDSTVRDKILTLVDAWQATFGGGSKGKCPQYYAAYNELKNAGFRFPPRRENVGQFLSPPQIHPVIEQHASPYDDLAAQVSLQSDASGLSLPEIQNGQGLADVLLEMLDALDPKTPEALKQEVIVDLVDQCRSYQSRVVILVNESTDEERLCQGLVLNDSLQRVLSYHDDIAKGTFTTEARRTEPPPVPSVPYMDPEEDESEDDFTPLARRSTRDHIYARDRKLANGQSSRVSPLPSPSLKKTTGAEMIDHLSGDVYKREGSPRTVEPPSYTPSTSPPSPTTSSSSPFYTRQPLFVEPPPRSMSTNPPSATPSSLPPPPSRYNQRQQYFEQQKAVTGGTSPHLSNGYTSYDKIVGNTKNLSLGPSTPTRAAEHEEALFKDLVDFSKANTSSSSKSNRPF from the exons GCAAGCAAAGGATGCATTGAAGATACTCAAGAAGCGCCTGGCTAGCAAAAATCCTAAAACACAACTTCTAGCTCTCTAT GCATTGGATGCTCTAAGCAAAAATTGTGGCGATACTGTTTTTAAGCTGATCGTAGATCGTAATATCCTGCACGAAATggttaaaattgtaaaaaagaaG CAGCCTGATTCGACTGTTCGGGACAAGATATTAACTTTGGTAGATGCATGGCAAGCAACATTTGGGGGTGGCTCCAAGGGAAAGTGTCCACAGTACTATGCAGCCTACAATGAATTGAAG AATGCTGGATTTCGATTTCCACCAAGACGAGAGAACGTTGGGCAGTTCTTAAGTCCACCTCAGATACACCCTGTTATTGAGCAACATGCTTCACCCTATGATGATCTTGCTGCTCAGGTTTCTCTTCAGTCTGATGCTTCTGGTTTAAG CTTGCcagaaattcaaaatggaCAGGGGCTAGCAGATGTTTTGTTGGAAATGCTCGATGCGTTAGATCCGAAGACTCCAGAG GCTTTGAAGCAAGAAGTTATTGTCGATCTTGTTGATCAATGCCGTTCCTACCAGAGCCGTGTCGTGATACTTGTGAATGAGTCAAC AGATGAGGAACGGTTATGTCAAGGATTGGTGTTGAATGACAGTCTGCAGCGTGTACTCAGCTACCATGATGACATTGCAAAAGGAACGTTTACAACGGAAGCTAGAAGAACAGAACCTCCTCCCGTTCCATCGGTTCCATATATGGACCCCGAGGAGGATGAGTCGGAAGATGATTTTACACCATTAGCTCGCAG GTCAACAAGAGATCACATTTATGCAAGGGACAGGAAACTGGCAAACGGTCAATCATCTCGAGTAAGTCCGCTTCCTTCACCCTCATTAAAGAAGACAACTGGTGCAGAAATGATCGATCATCTTAGCGGCGATGTGTACAAGCGTGAAGGGTCTCCAAGGACAGTAGAGCCACCATCTTATACACCTTCAACTTCCCCACCTTCACCAACAACTTCATCTTCCTCACCTTTCTACACCAGACAGCCTTTATTCGTCGAGCCACCCCCAAGAAGCATGTCCACAAACCCGCCCTCCGCAACACCAAGCTCCCTCCCTCCCCCACCCTCAAGATATAATCAAAGACAACAATATTTTGAGCAACAAAAAGCTGTTACAGGAGGCACTTCGCCCCATTTGAGCAACGGCTATACTTCTTACGACAAGATAGTCGGGAATACCAAGAATCTGTCGCTTGGTCCTTCCACCCCGACCAGAGCTGCAGAGCATGAGGAGGCCCTTTTCAAAGATCTGGTGGATTTTTCCAAGGCCAACACATCTTCATCCTCCAAATCCAACCGACCATTCTGA
- the LOC111809059 gene encoding TOM1-like protein 4 isoform X2 → MSTNAAAACAERATNDELIAPDWAINIELCDIINMDPRQAKDALKILKKRLASKNPKTQLLALYALDALSKNCGDTVFKLIVDRNILHEMVKIVKKKPDSTVRDKILTLVDAWQATFGGGSKGKCPQYYAAYNELKNAGFRFPPRRENVGQFLSPPQIHPVIEQHASPYDDLAAQVSLQSDASGLSLPEIQNGQGLADVLLEMLDALDPKTPEALKQEVIVDLVDQCRSYQSRVVILVNESTDEERLCQGLVLNDSLQRVLSYHDDIAKGTFTTEARRTEPPPVPSVPYMDPEEDESEDDFTPLARRSTRDHIYARDRKLANGQSSRVSPLPSPSLKKTTGAEMIDHLSGDVYKREGSPRTVEPPSYTPSTSPPSPTTSSSSPFYTRQPLFVEPPPRSMSTNPPSATPSSLPPPPSRYNQRQQYFEQQKAVTGGTSPHLSNGYTSYDKIVGNTKNLSLGPSTPTRAAEHEEALFKDLVDFSKANTSSSSKSNRPF, encoded by the exons GCAAGCAAAGGATGCATTGAAGATACTCAAGAAGCGCCTGGCTAGCAAAAATCCTAAAACACAACTTCTAGCTCTCTAT GCATTGGATGCTCTAAGCAAAAATTGTGGCGATACTGTTTTTAAGCTGATCGTAGATCGTAATATCCTGCACGAAATggttaaaattgtaaaaaagaaG CCTGATTCGACTGTTCGGGACAAGATATTAACTTTGGTAGATGCATGGCAAGCAACATTTGGGGGTGGCTCCAAGGGAAAGTGTCCACAGTACTATGCAGCCTACAATGAATTGAAG AATGCTGGATTTCGATTTCCACCAAGACGAGAGAACGTTGGGCAGTTCTTAAGTCCACCTCAGATACACCCTGTTATTGAGCAACATGCTTCACCCTATGATGATCTTGCTGCTCAGGTTTCTCTTCAGTCTGATGCTTCTGGTTTAAG CTTGCcagaaattcaaaatggaCAGGGGCTAGCAGATGTTTTGTTGGAAATGCTCGATGCGTTAGATCCGAAGACTCCAGAG GCTTTGAAGCAAGAAGTTATTGTCGATCTTGTTGATCAATGCCGTTCCTACCAGAGCCGTGTCGTGATACTTGTGAATGAGTCAAC AGATGAGGAACGGTTATGTCAAGGATTGGTGTTGAATGACAGTCTGCAGCGTGTACTCAGCTACCATGATGACATTGCAAAAGGAACGTTTACAACGGAAGCTAGAAGAACAGAACCTCCTCCCGTTCCATCGGTTCCATATATGGACCCCGAGGAGGATGAGTCGGAAGATGATTTTACACCATTAGCTCGCAG GTCAACAAGAGATCACATTTATGCAAGGGACAGGAAACTGGCAAACGGTCAATCATCTCGAGTAAGTCCGCTTCCTTCACCCTCATTAAAGAAGACAACTGGTGCAGAAATGATCGATCATCTTAGCGGCGATGTGTACAAGCGTGAAGGGTCTCCAAGGACAGTAGAGCCACCATCTTATACACCTTCAACTTCCCCACCTTCACCAACAACTTCATCTTCCTCACCTTTCTACACCAGACAGCCTTTATTCGTCGAGCCACCCCCAAGAAGCATGTCCACAAACCCGCCCTCCGCAACACCAAGCTCCCTCCCTCCCCCACCCTCAAGATATAATCAAAGACAACAATATTTTGAGCAACAAAAAGCTGTTACAGGAGGCACTTCGCCCCATTTGAGCAACGGCTATACTTCTTACGACAAGATAGTCGGGAATACCAAGAATCTGTCGCTTGGTCCTTCCACCCCGACCAGAGCTGCAGAGCATGAGGAGGCCCTTTTCAAAGATCTGGTGGATTTTTCCAAGGCCAACACATCTTCATCCTCCAAATCCAACCGACCATTCTGA